The Piliocolobus tephrosceles isolate RC106 chromosome 2, ASM277652v3, whole genome shotgun sequence genome window below encodes:
- the LOC111523196 gene encoding small nuclear ribonucleoprotein G encodes MSKAHPPELKKFMDKKLSLKLNGGRHVQGILRGFDPFMNLVIDECVEMATSGQQNNIGMVVIRGNSIIMLEALERV; translated from the coding sequence ATGAGCAAAGCTCACCCTCCCGAGTTGAAAAAATTTATGGACAAGAAGTTATCATTGAAATTAAATGGTGGCAGACATGTCCAAGGAATATTGCGGGGATTTGATCCCTTTATGAACCTTGTGATAGATGAATGTGTGGAGATGGCGACTAGTGGGCAACAGAACAATATTGGAATGGTGGTAATACGAGGAAATAGTATCATCATGTTAGAAGCCTTGGAACGAGTATAA